In a single window of the Labeo rohita strain BAU-BD-2019 chromosome 23, IGBB_LRoh.1.0, whole genome shotgun sequence genome:
- the ankrd52a gene encoding LOW QUALITY PROTEIN: serine/threonine-protein phosphatase 6 regulatory ankyrin repeat subunit C (The sequence of the model RefSeq protein was modified relative to this genomic sequence to represent the inferred CDS: deleted 1 base in 1 codon) has protein sequence MGVLNISDQPPLVQAIFNRNVDEVKLFLHKKDEVNALDQERRTPLHAAAWLGDVHIMELLINAGANVNAKDHVWLTPLHRAAASRNERAVGLLLRKGADVTARDKFWQTPLHIAAANRATRCVETLLPHVTSLNMADRTGRAPLHHAAQSGYQEMVKLLLNKGANLSASDKKDRQPIHWAAYLGHLEVVKLLVSQGSDKSCKDKRGYTPLHAAAASGHVDVVKYLLRNGAEIDEPNAFGNTALHVACYTGQEAVANELVNRGANVNQPNHRGYTPLHLAAVSTNGALCLELLVNNGADVNMQSKEGKSPLHMAAIHGRFTRSQILIQNGGEIDCVDRYGNTPLHVAAKYGHELLISTLMTNGADTARQGIHGMFPLHLAVLYGSSDCCRKLLSSGQLYSIVLSMSKEHVLSAGFDINTPDNFGRTCLHAAASGGNVECLNLLLSSGADMNKKDKFGRTPLHYAAANGRYQCVVVLVGAGAEVNERDRSGCTPLHYSAASTAFCRTDRPHASTHQNQEDGEKESFLCVEHLLDNGADPSLCNTKGYSAVHYAAAHGNKQNLELLLEMCFNTLGDKDNNGSISPLHLAVESGHWECVTVLIESGAYVDACDPVGRSVLYVASQRGHSRCVELLLCQSASCLLSEHRSKWGPLHVAAANGHSECLRMLLCSEGGADLANVTDAEGQTPLMLAVLGGHTDCVHLLLERGACPDIRDRRGRTALHRGAVMGREDCITALLSHNISVLSRDFQGRTAVHLAASCGHADILSNLLSAADHSHPHDPITDRHGYTPSHWAAYHGHEDCLEVLLELKPCSIQEGNPFTPLHCALINGHSGSAELLLESSVCNSLVNIRDAKGRTPLHAAAVAEDVAGLQLVLRHGADINAVDHSGRSALMVAADNGQSGAVALLLHRAKADLSLLDVNKNTALHLACSKAHEMCAMLILKEIHNPILINATNSMLQMPLHIAARNGLATVVQALLNRGATVLAVDEEGHTPALACASNKAVADCLALILSTMKPSSSMPSSSSPSSPSLNLLKHCGITAAAPPLPNGGLRHGYGKDRHGATIGLDGYLTE, from the exons TGCACAAGAAAGATGAAGTCAATGCACTG GACCAAGAGCGCCGCACACCTCTTCATGCTGCTGCCTGGCTGGGGGACGTTCATATAATGGAGCTTCTCATCAACGCAG GTGCGAATGTCAATGCAAAGGACCATGTGTGGCTAACACCATTGCACAGAGCAGCTGCTTCCAGGAACGAG agGGCCGTGGGACTGCTGCTAAGGAAGGGAGCTGACGTTACCGCGCGGGATAAGTTCTGGCAGACACCACTGCACATTGCGGCGGCCAACCGAGCCACGCGTTGCGTCGAGACCCTGCTGCCCCATGTGACCAGCCTGAATATGGCCGACCGCACAGGCAGAGCGCCCCTGCATCACGCTGCTCAGAGTGGATACCAGGAG ATGGTTAAATTGCTGCTGAACAAGGGAGCCAATCTGAGTGCCAGTGACAAGAAGGACAGGCAGCCCATTCATTGGGCAGCTTACCTTG GACATCTGGAGGTGGTTAAGCTGCTGGTGTCTCAGGGCTCGGATAAGAGCTGTAAGGATAAGCGGGGATACACCCCTCTCCACGCTGCTGCTGCCAGTGGCCACGTCGATGTGGTCAAGTACCTGTTACGCAATGGAGCCGAG ATTGATGAGCCTAATGCCTTTGGAAACACTGCTCTCCATGTGGCCTGCTACACGGGACAGGAGGCCGTAGCCAATGAGCTGGTCAACCGTGGGGCAAATGTCAACCAGCCCAACCACCGTGGCTACACGCCCCTGCACCTGGCTGCCGTGTCCACTAACGGGGCTCTCTGCCTGGAGCTGCTGGTCAACAACGGTGCTGATGTCAACATGCAG AGCAAAGAAGGGAAAAGCCCTTTGCACATGGCAGCCATTCATGGACGTTTCACTCGTTCTCAGATCCTCATTCAAAATG GTGGGGAGATAGATTGTGTGGACAGATATGGCAATACTCCTCTTCATGTTGCTGCTAAGTACGGCCATGAGCTGCTTATCAGCACCTTAATGACAAACGGTGCTGACACAGCCAG ACAAGGGATTCATGGGATGTTTCCTCTACACTTAGCTGTGCTCTACGGGTCCTCTGACTGTTGTCGTAAGCTACTTTCCTCAG GTCAGCTCTACAGCATTGTGTTGTCAATGAGTAAAGAACACGTGCTCTCAGCCGGATTTGACATCAACACCCCAGACAACTTTGGGAGGACCTGTCTACACGCTGCTGCCTCTGGAGG GAATGTTGAATGTCTTAACCTGCTTTTAAGCAGCGGAGCTGACATGAATAAGAAGGACAAGTTTGGCAG GACTCCTTTGCACTATGCAGCCGCTAATGGGAGGTATCAGTGTGTGGTGGTTCTGGTAGGAGCGGGGGCGGAGGTCAATGAGCGTGACCGCTCTGGCTGTACACCTCTACACTACTCGGCTGCATCAACTGCGTTCTGCAG AACGGACCGACCCCATGCCAGCACCCATCAGAACCAAGAGGATGGGGAGAAGGAATCCTTTCT GTGTGTGGAGCATTTGTTGGATAACGGTGCTGATCCATCTCTGTGCAACACTAAAGGATACAGTGCTGTGCATTATGCTGCGGCCCACGGCAACAAACAAAACCTGGAGCTG CTTTTGGAGATGTGCTTCAACACACTAGGAGACAAGGATAACAATGGGTCCATCAGCCCACTACACTTGGCG GTGGAGTCAGGTCACTGGGAATGTGTCACCGTGTTAATTGAGTCTGGAGCGTATGTGGATGCCTGTGACCCGGTGGGGCGCTCTGTGTTGTACGTGGCCTCTCAAAGAGGACATTCTCGCTGCGTAGAGCTGCTGCTCTGCCAATCAGCATCTTGCCTGCTCTCAGAGCACCGCAGCAAATGGGGCCCTCTTCATGTTGCAG CTGCCAACGGCCACTCAGAATGTCTACGGATGCTGCTCTGTAGCGAGGGGGGAGCCGACCTTGCTAATGTTACAGATGCCGAGGGACA AACTCCACTAATGCTGGCAGTGCTGGGGGGACACACTGACTGCGTGCATCTGCTGCTGGAGAGAGGAGCTTGCCCTGATATAAGAGACAGGAGAGGAAGAACAGCCTTACACAGAGGG GCGGTGATGGGTCGGGAGGACTGTATAACCGCCCTGCTGTCCCACAACATCTCAGTCCTCAGCAGAGATTTTCAGGGGCGAACCGCGGTCCATCTGGCTGCCTCTTGCGGCCATGCTGACATTCTCTCCAATCTTCTTTCTGCTGCTGACCACTCCCATCCCCACGACCCAATCACAGACCGCCACGGCTACACACCTTCACACTGGGCAGCCTATCACG GTCATGAAGACTGTTTGGAAGTTTTACTTGAACTTAAACCATGTAGTATCCAGGAGGGAAACCCCTTCACCCCACTGCACTGTGCTCT CATTAATGGCCATAGTGGTTCTGCAGAGCTGCTGTTGGAATCCAGTGTTTGTAATTCGCTGGTAAACATCAGGGATGCCAAAGGAAG GACCCCGCTTCACGCGGCCGCAGTTGCCGAGGACGTGGCTGGGCTGCAGCTGGTTCTGCGGCACGGAGCTGACATCAACGCCGTGGACCACTCAGGGCGTTCTGCACTGATGGTGGCCGCTGATAATGGCCAAAGCGGTGCTGTGG CCCTGTTGCTGCACAGAGCCAAAGCCGACCTGTCCCTCCTGGATGTGAACAAGAACACTGCCCTGCACCTGGCCTGCAGCAAG GCTCATGAAATGTGTGCCATGCTGATCTTGAAGGAGATCCACAACCCTATCCTCATAAATGCAACCAACAGTATGCTTCAGAT gCCCCTCCACATTGCCGCCAGGAATGGTTTGGCCACCGTGGTTCAGGCCTTGCTGAATCGTGGAGCCACAGTGCTGGCAGTGGATGAGGAAG GTCATACGCCAGCCCTGGCTTGCGCATCCAACAAAGCTGTTGCCGACTGCCTAGCTCTCATTCTGTCAACCATGAAGCCTTCCTCCTCCATGCCCTCCTCGTCCTCACCGTCTTCTCCCAGCCTCAACCTGCTCAAGCACTGTGGCATCACCGCCGCC GCCCCCCCTCTGCCCAATGGAGGCCTTCGCCATGGTTACGGCAAAGATCGCCATGGTGCTACTATTGGCTTGGATGGCTACTTGACCGAGTGA